The following coding sequences lie in one Pseudomonas monsensis genomic window:
- a CDS encoding FadR/GntR family transcriptional regulator — translation MQEDLDAPARKRAHNLAHDLVEKLTQSILLGQLSPGDKLPSENAIVQEHGVSRTVVREAISKLQASGLVETRHGIGTFVIERAAEQGLRLNVDTALGVRSILELRMGLETQAAALAAQRRSEQQLLQMRQALDDYQRLLDSNDSCVEADRRFHLLIAEATGNVCFSEIMQHLGNAMIPRNRLNAAERGAADLSKLGQLANLEHEAILNAIKRQDPDAARAAMWLHLTNSRDRFSAQG, via the coding sequence ATGCAAGAAGACCTCGACGCCCCCGCCCGTAAACGCGCCCATAACCTGGCGCATGACCTGGTGGAGAAACTCACCCAGAGCATCCTGCTCGGCCAGTTGTCGCCCGGCGACAAGCTGCCGTCGGAGAACGCCATCGTTCAGGAACACGGCGTCAGTCGCACGGTGGTGCGCGAAGCGATTTCCAAATTGCAGGCGTCGGGGCTGGTGGAGACGCGGCACGGCATCGGCACCTTCGTCATCGAGCGCGCTGCCGAGCAGGGTTTGCGCCTGAATGTCGATACCGCGCTCGGTGTGCGCAGCATTCTTGAGTTGCGCATGGGCCTGGAGACGCAGGCCGCCGCGTTGGCAGCGCAACGGCGCAGTGAGCAGCAACTGCTACAGATGCGTCAGGCGCTGGATGACTATCAGCGTCTGCTGGACAGCAACGACAGTTGCGTTGAGGCTGATCGGCGTTTTCATCTGTTGATCGCCGAGGCCACTGGCAACGTCTGCTTCAGCGAAATCATGCAGCACCTGGGCAACGCAATGATTCCGCGCAACCGGCTCAATGCTGCCGAACGCGGAGCGGCAGATCTAAGCAAGCTGGGGCAGTTGGCCAACCTCGAACACGAGGCGATCCTGAATGCGATCAAGCGTCAGGACCCCGATGCGGCACGCGCAGCGATGTGGCTGCACCTGACCAACAGTCGCGACCGCTTCAGTGCGCAGGGTTGA
- a CDS encoding MFS transporter, with translation MKTSVSGMHEGVDSTLASAISKVKRHVLPLFVIMFIVNYIDRVNIGFVRTHMEHDLGIGAAAYGFGAGLFFIGYALFEVPSNMLLQKVGARIWLTRIMLTWGLVAAGMAFIQNETHFYVLRFLLGVAEAGFFPGVIYYFTRWLPGVERGKAIAIFLSGSAVASLISGPLSGLLLQINGLGMHGWQWMYFIEGMFSVGLCVFVWFWLDAKPHDAKWLTRAEQDALVNAIDDEQKAREAATPIRPSLGKLLKDRQILLFCLIYFFIQLTIYAATFWLPSIIKKMGEMSDFQVGLFNSIPWLLSIIGMYTFAAFSAKWKHQQAWVATALLIAAAGMFMSTTGGPIFAFVAICFAALGFKSASSLFWPIPQAYLDARIAAAVIALINSVGNLGGFVAPTTFGLLEEHTGSIQGGLYGLAATSIIAAIIVFAARTTPKPAADLPVAEPAPKHA, from the coding sequence GTGAAAACCTCCGTCTCCGGGATGCACGAGGGCGTCGATTCGACGCTCGCGTCCGCCATCTCGAAAGTGAAACGCCACGTCCTGCCGCTCTTCGTGATCATGTTCATCGTCAATTACATTGACCGGGTGAACATCGGTTTCGTCCGCACTCACATGGAACACGATCTGGGCATTGGTGCCGCCGCCTACGGCTTCGGCGCCGGTCTGTTCTTCATCGGCTACGCGCTGTTCGAAGTGCCTTCCAACATGCTTCTGCAGAAAGTCGGCGCACGCATCTGGCTGACCCGCATCATGCTCACCTGGGGCCTGGTCGCAGCCGGCATGGCGTTCATCCAGAACGAAACCCACTTCTATGTGTTGCGCTTTTTACTCGGCGTGGCCGAAGCCGGGTTCTTCCCTGGGGTGATCTACTACTTCACCCGCTGGCTGCCCGGCGTCGAGCGCGGCAAGGCGATTGCGATCTTCCTCAGCGGCTCCGCCGTGGCCTCGCTGATCTCCGGTCCGCTGTCCGGCCTGCTCCTGCAAATCAACGGCCTGGGCATGCACGGTTGGCAATGGATGTACTTCATTGAGGGGATGTTTTCGGTCGGGCTCTGTGTATTTGTCTGGTTCTGGCTCGACGCCAAACCCCACGACGCCAAATGGCTCACCCGCGCCGAACAGGATGCGCTGGTCAATGCCATCGACGATGAACAAAAGGCCCGCGAAGCCGCAACGCCCATCCGTCCTTCACTGGGCAAACTGCTCAAGGACCGGCAGATCCTGCTGTTCTGCCTGATCTACTTCTTCATCCAGCTGACCATTTATGCGGCGACCTTCTGGCTGCCAAGCATCATCAAGAAAATGGGCGAGATGAGCGACTTCCAGGTCGGCCTGTTCAACTCGATTCCGTGGCTGCTGTCGATCATCGGCATGTACACCTTCGCTGCGTTCTCGGCCAAGTGGAAACACCAGCAGGCGTGGGTCGCCACCGCGCTGCTGATCGCCGCCGCAGGAATGTTCATGTCCACTACCGGCGGGCCGATTTTCGCCTTCGTCGCCATCTGCTTTGCGGCACTCGGGTTCAAATCCGCCTCGTCGCTGTTCTGGCCGATTCCCCAGGCGTATCTGGACGCTCGCATCGCCGCAGCGGTGATTGCGCTGATCAACTCGGTGGGCAACCTCGGCGGTTTCGTCGCGCCGACCACCTTCGGCCTGCTCGAAGAACACACCGGCTCGATTCAGGGCGGCCTCTACGGTTTGGCCGCGACCTCGATCATTGCCGCGATCATCGTCTTCGCTGCGCGCACCACGCCCAAACCCGCTGCTGACCTCCCCGTGGCCGAGCCCGCGCCAAAGCACGCCTGA
- a CDS encoding LysR family transcriptional regulator yields the protein MIRPQLPLNALRAFEASARHLSFTRAAVELCVTQAAVSHQVKSLEAQLNVTLFKRLPRGLMLTSEGETLLPVLNSSFDRIAQILERLAGGQYREMLTVGAVGTFAVGWLLPRLADFRAKHPLIDLRLSTHNNRVDVAAEGLDYAIRFGAGAWHGIEATRLLDAPLSVLCVPEIARQLRTPGDLLQHTLLRSYRTDEWPQWFHAAGLATHAAPPQSIVFDSSLAMMEVALQGSGVALAPPLMFARQLAAETICQPFAIEITTGSYWLTRLQSRPETAAMFAFKNWLLQISG from the coding sequence ATGATTCGACCACAATTGCCGCTCAACGCGCTGCGCGCCTTTGAAGCGTCCGCACGCCATTTGAGCTTCACCCGTGCGGCCGTCGAGTTGTGCGTGACCCAGGCGGCAGTCAGTCATCAGGTGAAAAGCCTCGAAGCGCAGCTCAACGTCACCCTGTTCAAACGCCTGCCCCGCGGGCTGATGCTGACCAGCGAAGGCGAAACCCTGTTGCCGGTGCTGAACAGTTCATTCGATCGAATTGCGCAGATTCTCGAACGTCTTGCCGGTGGGCAATACCGCGAAATGCTGACGGTCGGCGCCGTCGGTACGTTCGCGGTGGGGTGGCTGTTGCCGAGGTTGGCGGACTTCCGGGCGAAACATCCGCTCATAGATTTACGGCTGTCGACCCACAACAATCGCGTGGACGTCGCTGCTGAAGGGCTGGATTACGCGATTCGCTTTGGTGCGGGGGCGTGGCATGGCATTGAAGCGACGCGGTTGCTTGATGCGCCGCTGTCGGTGTTGTGCGTGCCGGAGATCGCCCGGCAACTGCGCACGCCGGGCGATCTGTTGCAGCACACGTTGCTGCGCTCCTATCGCACCGATGAATGGCCGCAATGGTTTCACGCGGCAGGCCTGGCGACCCACGCGGCGCCACCGCAGAGCATTGTCTTTGACTCGTCGCTGGCGATGATGGAGGTGGCATTGCAGGGTAGCGGGGTGGCGCTGGCGCCGCCGCTGATGTTTGCCCGGCAACTGGCGGCCGAGACGATCTGTCAGCCGTTTGCAATCGAGATCACCACCGGGAGTTACTGGTTGACGCGGTTGCAGTCGCGGCCGGAAACGGCGGCGATGTTCGCCTTTAAAAACTGGCTGCTGCAAATCTCTGGTTAA
- the gudD gene encoding glucarate dehydratase, which yields MTAHDTAKAPIITDMHVIPVAGHDGMLLNLSGAHGPFFTRNLVILKDNAGHTGVGEVPGGERIRQTLEDARSLVVGSPIGTYQKILNQVRQTFADRDAGGRGLQTFDLRITIHAVTGLEAALLDLLGQHLDVPVAALLGEGQQRDEVKMLGYLFYVGDQRETDLAYRSEPDADNDWFRVRHEHAMTAEAVVRLAEAAHAKYGFKDFKLKGGVLSGDAEIEAVTALAERFPDARITLDPNGAWSLKEAIRLCRDQHHVLAYAEDPCGAENGYSGREVMAEFRRATGLKTATNMIATDWREMGHAIQLQSVDIPLADPHFWTMQGSVRVAQMCHEWGLTWGSHSNNHFDISLAMFTHVAAAAPGEITAIDTHWIWQDGQRLTKAPLQIVDGCVQVPNKPGLGVELDMDQVAKAHELYKGMGLGARDDSVAMQFLIPGWRFDNKRPCLVR from the coding sequence ATGACCGCACACGACACTGCCAAAGCCCCGATCATCACCGACATGCACGTCATCCCGGTGGCCGGCCACGACGGCATGCTGCTCAACCTGAGCGGCGCCCACGGGCCGTTCTTTACCCGCAACCTCGTCATTCTCAAAGACAACGCCGGCCATACCGGCGTCGGCGAGGTGCCCGGCGGCGAACGCATTCGCCAGACCCTGGAAGATGCGCGCAGCCTGGTGGTCGGCAGCCCGATCGGCACCTATCAGAAGATCCTCAATCAAGTGCGCCAGACCTTCGCCGACCGCGATGCCGGTGGCCGCGGCCTGCAGACTTTTGACCTGCGCATCACCATTCACGCCGTCACCGGTCTTGAAGCGGCCCTGCTCGATCTGCTCGGCCAGCACCTCGACGTACCGGTTGCGGCGCTGCTTGGCGAAGGCCAGCAACGTGATGAAGTGAAGATGCTCGGTTACCTGTTCTATGTCGGTGATCAGCGCGAAACCGACCTCGCCTACCGCAGCGAACCGGATGCCGATAATGACTGGTTTCGCGTGCGACACGAGCACGCCATGACCGCCGAAGCGGTGGTGCGCCTCGCCGAAGCGGCCCATGCGAAATACGGTTTCAAGGACTTCAAACTCAAGGGTGGCGTGCTCAGCGGCGATGCGGAAATCGAAGCGGTCACCGCCCTCGCCGAACGCTTCCCGGATGCACGCATCACCCTCGATCCGAATGGCGCCTGGTCCTTGAAAGAAGCGATCCGCCTGTGCCGCGATCAACACCACGTGCTGGCTTACGCCGAAGACCCGTGCGGTGCGGAAAACGGTTATTCGGGGCGCGAAGTCATGGCTGAATTCCGCCGCGCCACCGGGCTGAAAACCGCGACCAACATGATTGCCACCGACTGGCGCGAAATGGGCCACGCCATCCAGCTGCAGTCAGTGGACATTCCCTTGGCCGACCCGCACTTCTGGACCATGCAAGGTTCGGTGCGCGTGGCGCAGATGTGCCATGAGTGGGGCCTGACCTGGGGTTCGCACTCCAACAATCACTTCGATATCTCTCTGGCGATGTTCACCCACGTCGCCGCTGCCGCGCCCGGCGAGATCACGGCCATCGACACCCACTGGATCTGGCAGGACGGTCAGCGCCTGACCAAGGCACCGCTGCAAATCGTCGACGGCTGTGTCCAGGTGCCGAACAAGCCGGGGCTCGGCGTGGAGCTGGATATGGATCAGGTGGCCAAGGCCCACGAGCTGTATAAAGGCATGGGCCTCGGCGCGCGGGATGACAGCGTGGCGATGCAGTTTCTGATTCCGGGCTGGAGATTCGATAACAAGCGGCCGTGTCTGGTGCGCTGA